Proteins encoded within one genomic window of Desulfomonilaceae bacterium:
- the dnaJ gene encoding molecular chaperone DnaJ, whose protein sequence is MTKRDYYDVLGVSKGSGADEIKKAYRKQALQYHPDRNKGDKDAEEKFKEAAEAYEVLSDVEKRKIYDRFGHDGLQQQGFTGFRNFDDIFSSFGDIFEEFFGFGGGRSRMNRVRKGADLRLDLTIDFLDAAFGKETEIEISKHEPCELCHGLGTRGGSPPSVCSTCGGRGQVTRSQGFFSISTTCPTCQGAGTVVTDPCEKCRGVGRVLISKKLSLKIPPGVESGSRLRLNGEGESGDAGAPAGDLYVYLNVKPHETFKREGDNVIVLTPISFPVAALGGQIDVPTLEGNEMIQIPKGTQAGQDFRIPGKGIPHLRGRGRGDLISVVYIQTPKELGQEQEDLLRRLAELEGSNVTPKKRGFFSRKK, encoded by the coding sequence ATGACCAAACGAGACTATTATGACGTTCTTGGTGTCAGCAAAGGTTCAGGAGCTGACGAGATCAAGAAGGCCTACCGTAAACAGGCTTTGCAATATCACCCGGATCGTAACAAGGGTGACAAAGACGCGGAGGAAAAATTCAAGGAAGCGGCTGAAGCATACGAAGTGTTGAGCGATGTGGAAAAAAGAAAAATCTATGATAGATTTGGGCACGACGGGCTACAACAGCAAGGCTTCACGGGATTTAGGAATTTCGACGACATCTTCTCATCCTTTGGAGACATTTTCGAAGAGTTTTTTGGATTTGGTGGTGGTCGATCGAGAATGAATCGTGTAAGGAAAGGGGCTGATCTTAGGCTCGACCTGACGATAGACTTTTTGGACGCCGCTTTTGGTAAAGAAACTGAAATTGAGATATCCAAACATGAGCCGTGTGAACTGTGTCACGGTCTAGGCACTCGTGGTGGTTCACCTCCCTCCGTATGCTCAACTTGTGGTGGAAGAGGGCAAGTCACTAGGTCTCAAGGATTTTTTTCTATTAGCACCACATGTCCAACATGCCAAGGGGCTGGGACTGTGGTGACGGACCCGTGTGAAAAATGTCGGGGTGTTGGCAGGGTGTTGATTTCAAAGAAACTTTCTTTGAAGATTCCTCCGGGTGTTGAAAGCGGGTCACGTCTGCGACTTAATGGAGAAGGGGAATCTGGCGACGCTGGCGCTCCTGCTGGTGATCTGTACGTTTATTTAAACGTGAAACCTCACGAGACATTTAAGCGTGAAGGTGACAACGTAATTGTCCTGACTCCTATCAGCTTTCCCGTAGCGGCGCTAGGAGGCCAGATAGATGTTCCAACTCTTGAAGGAAATGAAATGATTCAAATCCCAAAAGGAACTCAGGCGGGTCAGGATTTTAGAATTCCGGGGAAAGGTATTCCTCACCTTCGTGGACGAGGGAGAGGTGACCTTATTTCTGTGGTATATATCCAGACGCCCAAAGAATTAGGTCAAGAACAGGAAGATCTTTTGAGGCGACTGGCTGAGCTTGAGGGATCGAATGTAACGCCTAAGAAACGAGGTTTTTTTTCCAGAAAAAAATGA
- a CDS encoding HyaD/HybD family hydrogenase maturation endopeptidase: MTDRITVLGIGNILLRDEGVGVRVVEELGKTYIFPENIHLVDGGTQGLWLLSTIQESDHLVVVDAVIGGGEPGSLYRLERADLPKGLRIKQSAHDSDLVEALNLCALVDKEPKTVVVIGIEPVDITPYGLELTETISGKVTAMMAMVISELETLGVKPEKIV, encoded by the coding sequence ATGACAGATAGAATAACTGTTCTAGGGATAGGTAACATACTTCTTCGTGACGAAGGAGTAGGGGTGCGCGTAGTTGAAGAACTCGGAAAGACCTACATTTTTCCTGAGAATATCCATCTCGTTGATGGGGGCACCCAGGGATTATGGCTGCTATCAACAATTCAGGAATCTGACCACTTGGTTGTAGTGGACGCAGTGATAGGCGGAGGGGAACCAGGTAGCCTTTACAGACTTGAGAGGGCGGATTTACCAAAAGGATTGAGAATAAAGCAATCAGCGCATGATAGCGATTTGGTGGAAGCTCTTAACCTTTGCGCTCTTGTGGACAAGGAGCCCAAAACAGTAGTAGTAATCGGCATAGAACCTGTTGACATAACTCCTTATGGACTGGAGCTTACGGAAACTATCAGTGGTAAAGTAACCGCCATGATGGCGATGGTCATTAGCGAGCTGGAAACTCTTGGCGTGAAACCGGAAAAAATTGTTTGA
- a CDS encoding cytochrome c3 family protein, producing MDIRGKIAVCALIVFSTILFAGMAVAANKVPEGDISIHSGDVFKEFKQGPVIFPHAKHKALKCTDCHHEYKDGKNVWQEGQEVKKCSTCHKLEADGKIVKLEKAYHDACQVCHKKLKNENKPTGPVTCAKCHQKKK from the coding sequence ATGGATATCAGAGGGAAAATCGCTGTTTGTGCGCTGATAGTTTTCTCAACCATCCTGTTCGCTGGAATGGCTGTTGCTGCCAACAAGGTCCCCGAAGGAGACATAAGTATTCACTCTGGAGACGTTTTTAAGGAATTCAAGCAGGGCCCTGTCATTTTTCCGCATGCCAAGCACAAAGCTCTTAAATGCACAGATTGTCATCATGAGTACAAAGATGGCAAAAACGTTTGGCAAGAAGGACAAGAAGTCAAGAAATGTAGCACATGCCATAAACTCGAAGCTGATGGTAAGATTGTGAAGCTGGAAAAGGCTTATCACGACGCTTGCCAAGTCTGTCACAAGAAATTGAAAAACGAGAATAAACCTACTGGTCCGGTTACATGCGCGAAGTGTCACCAGAAAAAGAAATAG